A single window of Sneathiella limimaris DNA harbors:
- a CDS encoding acyl-CoA thioesterase gives MAKINRDPIIRTAPQPRDVNNNGDIFGGWVLSQMDIAGGVLASRRAKGRVVTVAVEAMTFHQPIKVGDVVSIYGEISKVGRTSLHVKLTTIVVRKLDPQEIKVTEGTYIFVAIDDDGKPRVVPPSDEE, from the coding sequence ATGGCAAAAATAAATCGCGATCCGATTATTCGAACGGCTCCTCAACCCCGAGATGTCAATAATAATGGGGATATTTTCGGCGGCTGGGTGTTATCACAAATGGATATTGCCGGCGGTGTCCTAGCCTCACGCCGCGCAAAAGGTCGAGTTGTTACTGTTGCGGTTGAAGCGATGACATTTCATCAACCCATTAAAGTTGGTGATGTTGTCAGTATCTATGGGGAAATTAGCAAAGTTGGGCGGACATCCTTGCATGTGAAACTGACGACCATTGTTGTTCGCAAGCTGGATCCCCAGGAAATCAAGGTGACCGAAGGGACTTATATTTTTGTCGCAATTGATGATGATGGAAAACCAAGGGTTGTTCCACCTTCGGATGAAGAATAA
- a CDS encoding Lrp/AsnC ligand binding domain-containing protein, with the protein MQTIFILVKCELGKAYVVANEAVENVEKVSEVYSISGKYDLMMKCYLSEDQDIGHFVNEQIQTLPHIKDTFTMITFKAFA; encoded by the coding sequence ATGCAGACAATTTTTATTCTGGTTAAATGTGAACTTGGCAAAGCCTATGTCGTCGCCAACGAAGCTGTCGAAAATGTCGAAAAAGTTTCCGAAGTTTATTCCATCTCAGGCAAATATGATCTGATGATGAAATGCTATCTGAGTGAAGATCAAGACATTGGTCACTTTGTCAACGAGCAGATCCAGACCCTTCCCCATATTAAAGACACCTTTACGATGATTACCTTCAAGGCTTTTGCCTGA
- a CDS encoding SlyX family protein: MGTEPETRLTEVELKLMDQEQAIADLSDMVNKQWQLIENLTAQLTSAKSRIVTLESHMPEGAQQAEKPPHY, from the coding sequence ATGGGAACAGAGCCTGAAACACGCCTGACCGAGGTAGAACTCAAGTTAATGGATCAGGAACAAGCAATTGCTGACCTCAGCGACATGGTCAACAAGCAATGGCAATTGATCGAAAACCTGACTGCTCAACTTACATCAGCTAAAAGCCGAATTGTTACACTGGAAAGCCATATGCCTGAAGGCGCTCAACAGGCCGAAAAGCCGCCTCATTATTAA
- a CDS encoding alpha/beta fold hydrolase yields the protein MSEKQSLILIPGLLCTEDLWRDQLHALSDLANMTVPRHDNHASVEEIASEILKTAPEKFSLAGLSMGGYIALEIVLRQPKRVERLALIDTRADADSAADKKKRQDFIRLVQRGTTFKGVTEALLPMLIHPSRFQDSELTERIYQMAQDIGRDGFIRQETAIMDRKDRNAELGQIDCPTLVLSGEDDALIPAKLQAEMSEKIPDSEFHTIADCGHLPTMEKPMESNSILREWLSW from the coding sequence ATGTCTGAGAAACAGTCCCTTATTTTAATACCGGGTTTACTCTGTACGGAGGACCTCTGGAGAGATCAGCTTCACGCGCTTTCAGATCTGGCAAACATGACTGTACCGCGTCATGACAACCATGCCAGTGTTGAAGAGATCGCAAGCGAGATCCTGAAAACTGCGCCTGAAAAATTTTCTTTGGCTGGCTTATCCATGGGGGGATATATCGCTTTAGAGATCGTTTTGCGGCAACCAAAACGGGTTGAGCGATTGGCGCTCATAGATACACGTGCTGATGCCGATAGCGCTGCAGACAAGAAAAAGCGTCAGGATTTCATTAGGTTGGTTCAGCGGGGAACGACCTTCAAAGGAGTGACAGAAGCACTCTTACCAATGTTAATTCACCCTAGTCGCTTTCAGGATTCAGAATTAACAGAACGCATTTACCAGATGGCTCAGGACATTGGGCGTGATGGGTTTATCCGTCAGGAAACCGCGATTATGGACCGAAAAGATCGGAATGCTGAATTGGGACAAATCGACTGCCCCACGCTTGTTTTGTCGGGAGAAGATGATGCCCTCATTCCTGCAAAATTGCAGGCGGAAATGTCAGAAAAAATCCCAGACAGTGAATTTCATACCATTGCCGACTGTGGACACTTACCAACTATGGAAAAACCGATGGAAAGTAACAGCATTCTCCGGGAGTGGTTGAGCTGGTAA
- a CDS encoding DEAD/DEAH box helicase has product MTFADLGLSPEVLKAVSDSGYDTPTPIQEKAIPTVLMGRDVLGIAQTGTGKTASFTLPMIDILASGHSKARMPRSLILEPTRELAAQVAENFEKYGKYNNLSMALLIGGVSFSDQETKLDRGVDVLIATPGRLLDHFERGKVLLNGVKTLVIDEADRMMDMGFIPDVERIVSLMPPLRQTLFFSATMSKEMRKLADKFLMNPKEIKVEAPSNAAATVTQGLVRVKKREKRPALRHMLKDEAVKTSFIFCNRKKDVDIVLGSLNKHGFNAGALHGDMTQSHRMETLDKFRSGEIAHLVCSDVAARGIDISNVSHVFNFDVPTHSEDYVHRIGRTGRAGQEGHAFTLTCKGDEKYLDAIYKTINQEIPLVQLEEMEEIEAEGRDIEQRSKSSKSDNSRNRKPSSKRANPRTEASASEENTEDRRPKRQPRTRRSRFGREDDSAPVMGLGDHVPAFFNIPLRKSAE; this is encoded by the coding sequence ATGACATTTGCAGATCTTGGCCTAAGCCCTGAAGTCCTGAAAGCTGTTTCGGACTCAGGTTACGACACACCAACCCCCATTCAGGAAAAAGCAATCCCGACAGTACTGATGGGACGGGACGTCCTAGGCATCGCCCAAACAGGCACAGGCAAGACTGCCAGTTTTACACTGCCAATGATAGATATCTTGGCTTCGGGCCACTCAAAAGCCCGCATGCCCCGCTCCCTTATTCTCGAACCAACACGGGAACTTGCAGCGCAGGTTGCCGAAAATTTTGAGAAATATGGCAAATACAACAACCTCAGCATGGCCCTTTTGATCGGTGGTGTGTCTTTTTCAGACCAAGAGACTAAGCTGGATCGTGGTGTTGATGTTCTCATTGCAACTCCTGGCAGACTGCTAGATCATTTTGAGCGCGGTAAAGTTTTGCTAAACGGCGTAAAAACACTCGTGATCGATGAAGCCGACCGCATGATGGATATGGGCTTTATTCCGGATGTTGAGAGAATTGTGTCCCTTATGCCGCCTCTTCGTCAGACTCTGTTTTTCTCTGCCACCATGTCCAAAGAAATGCGGAAACTGGCTGATAAGTTCTTGATGAACCCTAAAGAGATCAAGGTTGAAGCCCCTTCCAATGCAGCGGCTACAGTAACCCAAGGGTTGGTTCGAGTTAAAAAACGGGAAAAGCGCCCTGCTCTTCGCCATATGTTGAAAGACGAAGCTGTCAAAACCTCCTTTATCTTCTGTAATCGTAAGAAGGATGTGGACATTGTTCTGGGGTCCCTGAACAAACACGGCTTTAATGCCGGCGCCCTTCATGGGGACATGACACAGTCGCACCGCATGGAAACTTTGGACAAGTTCCGCTCTGGTGAAATTGCCCACCTCGTCTGTTCAGATGTGGCCGCACGTGGCATCGATATCTCCAACGTCAGCCATGTCTTTAATTTCGACGTGCCCACCCACTCTGAGGATTACGTCCATCGCATCGGTCGGACGGGCCGTGCCGGACAAGAAGGACATGCTTTTACGCTAACCTGTAAAGGTGATGAGAAATACCTGGATGCAATCTACAAAACCATCAATCAGGAAATTCCATTAGTCCAGCTTGAAGAGATGGAAGAGATTGAAGCCGAAGGCCGGGATATTGAACAACGGAGTAAGTCTTCTAAATCTGACAACTCCAGAAACCGTAAACCTTCATCTAAACGTGCGAACCCGCGAACTGAAGCATCTGCTTCAGAAGAAAACACTGAAGACCGTCGCCCCAAACGCCAGCCCCGTACCAGGAGATCTCGTTTTGGTCGGGAGGATGATTCAGCCCCAGTAATGGGACTTGGCGATCACGTACCAGCCTTCTTCAACATTCCTCTAAGGAAGTCTGCTGAATAG
- a CDS encoding 2TM domain-containing protein, translating to METSEKDLRAARRKVRHIRHFYRHLATYAVVIVFLHIINLLTSSYYWAIWPTLGWGLAVAAQAIHVFGFFNFFDEEWEEREVQKILEKKRLKAQGS from the coding sequence ATGGAAACATCTGAAAAAGATTTGAGAGCGGCCCGGCGCAAAGTTCGCCACATACGTCACTTTTACAGACATCTAGCCACATACGCAGTTGTCATTGTGTTCCTGCATATCATTAACCTATTGACTTCAAGCTACTATTGGGCGATCTGGCCAACACTAGGCTGGGGGTTAGCCGTTGCTGCGCAGGCTATTCATGTATTTGGCTTTTTCAATTTCTTCGACGAAGAGTGGGAAGAAAGAGAAGTTCAGAAAATACTGGAGAAAAAACGGCTAAAAGCCCAAGGTTCCTGA
- a CDS encoding DMT family transporter: MSAPQQQQSGVLIMAMAMLALPVMDLFAKLLTETMSPGSVAFARFFAQSLIMLPFLFISGQQGRPTLLHLLAGLFLGSALVALNTALKAMPIANALVIFFVEPLFLTILSAVILKEGFGWRRMIAVFLGLIGAIVVLRPNFQAFGIASIFPLITALCFSCYLLITRFLSQKGSRVSLNFWTGFFAASVLGLALIPGTLFEIDIFAFDLPTGHQFFYVLGMGALAGVGHWMIALAFSRTEAGVLAPLQYLEIISATILGWLVFNEFPDPMTWLGTVIIIGAGFYVFYRERKLSKPQGPIVID; this comes from the coding sequence ATGAGTGCCCCGCAGCAGCAACAAAGCGGCGTGCTGATTATGGCCATGGCTATGCTGGCTCTTCCTGTCATGGATCTATTTGCCAAGCTACTGACCGAAACCATGTCCCCTGGGTCCGTCGCTTTTGCCCGCTTCTTTGCTCAGTCCCTCATTATGCTTCCTTTCCTGTTTATTTCAGGACAACAAGGGCGCCCTACTCTTCTTCATCTCTTGGCGGGTCTTTTCCTGGGAAGTGCATTGGTCGCCCTTAACACGGCATTGAAAGCAATGCCGATCGCCAATGCCCTTGTTATCTTCTTTGTAGAACCCCTGTTTTTAACAATTTTATCTGCGGTTATCTTAAAAGAGGGGTTTGGATGGCGGCGAATGATTGCTGTTTTCCTCGGCCTTATAGGTGCGATTGTCGTTTTACGACCTAATTTTCAGGCCTTCGGCATTGCGTCCATCTTTCCGCTTATCACCGCCCTTTGTTTTTCTTGTTATCTTCTGATCACGCGTTTTCTCTCGCAAAAAGGCAGCCGTGTCTCTCTTAATTTCTGGACTGGCTTTTTTGCAGCCTCAGTTCTTGGCCTTGCATTAATACCTGGAACCCTATTTGAAATTGATATTTTTGCATTCGACTTGCCGACAGGACATCAGTTTTTTTATGTACTTGGTATGGGAGCATTGGCAGGTGTTGGACACTGGATGATCGCTCTTGCCTTCTCAAGGACTGAGGCTGGCGTTTTGGCTCCCTTGCAGTACCTGGAAATCATCTCCGCGACCATATTAGGCTGGCTAGTCTTCAACGAATTTCCGGACCCAATGACCTGGCTTGGAACTGTTATCATTATTGGGGCTGGTTTTTATGTATTCTATCGGGAGCGTAAACTCTCCAAGCCACAAGGACCTATCGTTATTGATTAG
- a CDS encoding TRAP transporter small permease, with the protein MVLRFLIFHFRLEAWIATFAYGAATLSLVIDITGRELIGSGVWGAPRFAVYAAISAGFLGMSLSSASGEQIRPQLLDKVVSVRFSWAVDRMSDFVAALLYGALGVLAISFVQSTYLNGETAAVLEWPLWPIQLVLPYSFFALTLRYVIFACYPSDKEHFQLLAKSEGRGHE; encoded by the coding sequence ATGGTGCTTAGATTTCTCATTTTTCACTTCCGTCTGGAGGCTTGGATTGCAACCTTCGCGTATGGTGCCGCAACCTTAAGCCTCGTCATTGACATTACTGGTCGTGAACTCATTGGGAGCGGCGTGTGGGGCGCGCCAAGATTTGCGGTATATGCTGCAATAAGTGCTGGTTTTTTGGGTATGTCCCTATCTTCAGCAAGTGGGGAGCAAATAAGACCTCAACTCCTTGATAAAGTGGTTTCTGTTCGGTTCAGTTGGGCCGTGGATAGAATGTCAGATTTTGTCGCAGCTCTTTTATACGGAGCATTGGGTGTTCTTGCGATTTCGTTTGTCCAAAGCACTTATTTAAATGGAGAGACGGCGGCTGTTCTTGAGTGGCCGTTATGGCCAATTCAATTGGTGCTGCCTTATAGCTTCTTTGCTCTTACACTAAGGTATGTCATTTTTGCTTGTTATCCCTCGGACAAAGAACACTTCCAGCTTTTAGCGAAAAGTGAAGGGCGCGGCCATGAGTGA
- a CDS encoding P-II family nitrogen regulator has protein sequence MKKIEAIIKPFKLDEVKEALHEVGLQGITVTEAKGFGRQKGHTELYRGAEYVVDFLPKVKIEIVLEDELLERALEAIQSAAKTGRIGDGKIFVSSVEEVIRIRTGETGKDAV, from the coding sequence ATGAAAAAAATTGAAGCGATTATCAAGCCTTTCAAACTGGATGAAGTAAAGGAAGCTCTTCATGAAGTGGGCCTTCAGGGGATTACGGTTACAGAAGCCAAGGGTTTCGGTCGTCAAAAGGGACACACTGAACTTTACCGCGGCGCAGAATACGTAGTCGATTTTCTGCCTAAGGTGAAAATTGAAATCGTGCTTGAAGATGAGTTGCTGGAACGGGCGCTGGAAGCCATTCAGTCCGCAGCGAAAACTGGCCGGATTGGTGATGGCAAAATCTTTGTGTCTTCCGTCGAGGAAGTCATTCGGATCCGTACAGGAGAAACCGGTAAGGATGCTGTCTAA
- the parE gene encoding DNA topoisomerase IV subunit B, producing the protein MSDLFQQPKSETGDYSAKDIEVLEGLEPVRKRPGMYIGGTDERARHHLAAEVLDNSMDEAVAGFASRIDVELFADGSISIRDNGRGIPIDPHPKFKDKSALEVILTTLHSGGKFSNKVYHTAGGLHGVGVSVVNALSSKTIVEVARDKELWRQEYSRGLPVTPLEKVGAAPNRRGTMIHFRPDDDIFEEGTKLRPNRLYKMVRSKAYLFRGVEIRWKAAPELIKDDTPAEDTLHFPGGLSDFLAATLENRQTVTPEPFSGRVEVEGDRGRVEWAIAWPVDNLSFLSSYCNTVPTPEGGTHESGFRSVLLRGLKAYGEMINNKKAAQITADDIMGDAAAVLSVFIPEPQFQGQTKEKLATPEATRLVDAALKDHFDNWLASAPDQANNLLNWIISKSEERLRRRADKDTSRKTATNRLRLPGKLADCSQQNAEGTELFIVEGDSAGGSAKQGRDRKTQAILPLRGKILNVASAGSSKIKANQELSDLIQALGCGTGDKYRESDLRYEKVIIMTDADVDGAHIATLLMTFFYQEMRQLVLDGHLYLAQPPLYRITQGGKTAYAMDDAHKDRLLETEFTGRGKVDISRFKGLGEMPPAQLKETTMNKEKRVLLQVRIPMEEFGETADLVESLMGKKPELRFHFIQENARFADNLDI; encoded by the coding sequence ATGTCTGATCTCTTTCAGCAGCCGAAATCTGAAACTGGTGATTATTCCGCAAAGGATATTGAAGTCCTTGAAGGACTGGAGCCCGTTCGAAAACGCCCTGGTATGTATATCGGCGGTACGGATGAACGTGCCCGCCATCATCTGGCTGCCGAGGTTCTGGATAACTCCATGGACGAAGCTGTCGCAGGGTTTGCAAGTCGGATTGATGTTGAACTTTTTGCAGATGGCTCCATCTCTATCCGGGATAACGGGCGGGGCATCCCTATTGATCCTCATCCCAAATTTAAAGACAAATCGGCGCTTGAAGTTATCCTGACAACGCTTCACTCAGGCGGAAAATTCTCTAACAAGGTCTATCACACAGCAGGTGGCCTGCATGGTGTGGGTGTATCAGTCGTAAATGCCCTCTCCTCTAAAACCATAGTAGAGGTCGCGAGAGATAAAGAACTGTGGCGGCAGGAATATTCGCGCGGCCTTCCGGTAACGCCGCTTGAGAAAGTGGGCGCAGCGCCAAATCGGCGCGGGACTATGATTCATTTCCGTCCTGATGACGACATATTTGAAGAAGGCACGAAACTTCGCCCAAATCGGCTTTACAAGATGGTTCGCTCTAAAGCCTATCTGTTTAGAGGTGTCGAGATCAGATGGAAAGCGGCCCCTGAACTCATTAAAGATGACACACCTGCAGAAGACACCCTGCACTTCCCGGGTGGACTTTCAGACTTTCTGGCTGCGACGCTCGAAAATCGGCAAACCGTAACCCCTGAGCCATTTTCTGGCCGGGTTGAGGTTGAAGGTGATCGCGGACGCGTTGAATGGGCGATTGCCTGGCCTGTTGATAATCTCTCTTTTCTGAGCTCCTACTGTAACACTGTTCCGACACCGGAAGGCGGCACCCATGAAAGCGGCTTCAGATCCGTTCTTTTACGGGGACTGAAAGCTTATGGTGAGATGATCAATAATAAGAAAGCTGCCCAGATTACTGCCGATGATATCATGGGTGACGCAGCAGCTGTTCTCTCTGTCTTTATTCCAGAACCACAATTTCAGGGGCAGACAAAAGAAAAACTGGCAACACCAGAAGCCACACGGCTTGTGGACGCAGCCCTAAAAGACCATTTCGATAACTGGCTTGCCTCAGCCCCTGATCAGGCGAATAACCTTCTCAATTGGATTATTTCCAAATCAGAGGAACGTCTGCGGCGCCGCGCCGATAAAGACACAAGCCGCAAGACGGCGACAAACCGCCTGCGGCTTCCCGGTAAACTCGCAGATTGCTCTCAACAAAATGCTGAAGGCACTGAACTCTTCATCGTTGAGGGTGATAGTGCGGGCGGTTCTGCCAAACAAGGGCGTGACCGGAAAACGCAAGCCATTCTGCCCCTTCGCGGGAAAATCCTCAACGTGGCCTCCGCAGGTTCCAGCAAAATCAAAGCTAATCAAGAATTGTCTGATCTTATACAGGCACTAGGTTGTGGTACCGGCGACAAATACCGTGAAAGTGATCTACGGTATGAAAAAGTCATCATCATGACTGACGCGGATGTCGATGGTGCCCATATTGCTACGCTGCTGATGACGTTTTTCTATCAGGAAATGCGGCAACTTGTCCTGGACGGTCACCTTTATCTCGCACAACCGCCTCTGTACCGAATTACACAAGGCGGCAAGACTGCCTACGCCATGGATGACGCCCATAAGGATCGTCTTCTTGAAACTGAATTTACGGGCAGAGGAAAAGTAGACATCAGTCGGTTTAAAGGCCTAGGCGAAATGCCACCCGCTCAGCTTAAAGAAACAACCATGAATAAGGAAAAACGGGTTCTGCTTCAGGTTCGAATCCCCATGGAAGAATTTGGTGAGACCGCAGACCTTGTGGAAAGTCTAATGGGCAAGAAGCCTGAGCTTCGTTTCCACTTTATTCAGGAAAATGCCCGTTTCGCAGACAACTTGGATATTTAG
- the glnA gene encoding type I glutamate--ammonia ligase: protein MTAEISKVLDMIKENEIEYVDLRFTDPKGKWQHLAMHADAIEEETFTDGIMFDGSSITGWKAINESDMTLKPDASSVVIDPFAARPTIILFCDIEDPTSGEGYERDPRSVAKKAEAYLASTGIGDSAFFGPEAEFFMFDDVQFSNDSHHTFFKLSDSEAPYMSGEDIDGGNIGHRPAVKGGYFPVQPVDSGADIRSEMVSVAKEMGLKVEKHHHEVAPSQHELGFKFNSLVGAADDIQKQKYVIHNVAHAYGKTATFMPKPVAGDNGSGMHVHQSIWKEGKPAFAGSGYAGLSETALYYIGGIIKHAKAINAFTNASTNSYKRLIPGFEAPVLLAYSARNRSASCRIPFSGSPNGKRVEIRFPDCTANPYLAFSAMMMAGLDGIQNKIHPGDAMDKDLYDLPAEELKDIPTVCGSLREALEALDADREFLTKGDVFTNDMIDGYLAVKWEDVYRFEHAPHPAEFAMYFSV, encoded by the coding sequence ATGACTGCAGAAATTTCTAAAGTGCTAGACATGATCAAGGAAAACGAAATCGAATATGTTGATCTTCGTTTTACAGATCCAAAAGGAAAATGGCAGCACCTTGCAATGCACGCTGATGCAATCGAGGAAGAAACATTCACTGACGGCATCATGTTCGACGGCTCTTCCATCACAGGCTGGAAAGCGATTAACGAATCTGACATGACTCTGAAGCCAGATGCATCTTCTGTCGTTATTGATCCATTTGCAGCACGCCCAACAATTATTTTGTTCTGTGATATTGAAGATCCAACTAGCGGTGAAGGTTACGAACGCGACCCACGCTCTGTTGCGAAGAAAGCTGAGGCTTACCTTGCCTCTACAGGTATTGGCGACTCTGCATTCTTTGGTCCGGAAGCTGAATTCTTCATGTTCGATGATGTTCAGTTCTCTAACGACAGCCACCACACATTCTTCAAGCTTTCAGATTCTGAAGCTCCATACATGTCTGGTGAAGATATTGACGGAGGCAACATCGGTCACCGTCCAGCAGTTAAAGGCGGTTACTTCCCTGTACAGCCTGTTGATAGTGGCGCAGACATCCGGTCTGAAATGGTTTCAGTCGCCAAAGAAATGGGCCTGAAAGTTGAAAAGCACCATCATGAGGTTGCACCTTCCCAGCACGAACTGGGCTTTAAGTTCAACTCACTGGTTGGTGCTGCAGATGACATCCAGAAACAGAAGTATGTCATTCACAACGTCGCACACGCTTACGGTAAAACAGCGACATTCATGCCAAAACCAGTGGCTGGTGACAACGGCTCAGGCATGCACGTTCACCAATCTATCTGGAAAGAAGGCAAACCAGCTTTTGCAGGTTCAGGCTATGCTGGCCTTTCTGAAACTGCTCTTTACTACATCGGTGGTATCATTAAGCATGCGAAAGCAATCAATGCTTTCACAAACGCTTCCACAAACTCTTACAAGCGTTTGATCCCAGGCTTTGAAGCTCCTGTTCTGTTGGCATACTCTGCACGTAACCGTTCTGCTTCTTGCCGTATTCCATTCTCTGGCAGCCCTAATGGTAAGCGTGTTGAAATTCGCTTCCCAGACTGTACTGCAAACCCATACCTCGCCTTCTCTGCAATGATGATGGCTGGTCTTGATGGTATTCAGAACAAAATCCACCCAGGCGATGCCATGGACAAAGATCTTTACGATCTGCCAGCTGAAGAATTGAAAGATATTCCAACAGTTTGTGGTTCCCTGCGTGAAGCACTGGAAGCACTCGACGCAGACCGCGAATTCCTGACCAAAGGTGATGTCTTCACAAACGACATGATCGATGGCTACCTGGCAGTGAAATGGGAAGATGTTTACCGCTTTGAACATGCTCCTCACCCAGCAGAATTTGCAATGTACTTCAGCGTATAA
- a CDS encoding DUF3253 domain-containing protein: MTDTEKKEPPQDDPIATYILDALSSGEEVSPNTIAQTIARDKQKESSPRDFWRKFMTAVRQQAIHLARNGRIEIVRKGEVADPNDFKGLYKLRLPRK; encoded by the coding sequence ATGACCGATACAGAAAAAAAAGAACCCCCTCAAGACGATCCAATCGCGACCTATATCTTGGACGCGCTTTCTTCAGGTGAAGAAGTTTCTCCAAATACCATTGCCCAAACAATCGCTAGGGATAAACAGAAAGAAAGCTCACCTCGGGATTTCTGGCGAAAATTTATGACAGCCGTTCGTCAGCAGGCAATTCATCTTGCCCGGAACGGACGCATTGAAATCGTTCGCAAGGGGGAAGTTGCGGATCCAAACGATTTTAAGGGTCTATACAAACTGAGACTGCCTAGAAAATAA
- a CDS encoding TRAP transporter large permease, with amino-acid sequence MSELGLIALPILLLILRQNLILILFAMAAYIHFFYGDGVLEYIIEDMWIGLDKEVLLSVPLFILCGNVMTKGQIAFRLINIMKELTAGLPGGLAIATILSCAVFAAISGSSAVTLLSVGAILYPALCEAGYSRKFALGALTSGGTLGVVIPPSIPMILFGIVTETSITDLFKAGILPGIIMTILMSIYALRVNWALPKAGFSFRKLGASVQSGFWSLMMPVILLGGIYSGYFTPTESAAVAFCYAIVVEVAVHREMTLKDLYGISIETAKLLGALFPLLAIAMSLNLLLTTEQVPQNLTSWVASFVESDIAFLLAINILLLLIGCFLDINAGILILAPILLPLALNFGIDPVHLGIIMVINLEVGFLTPPVGINLLVAMSAFKEKLGLICRSVLPFMGIILVVLLIVTFLPEVALISNQ; translated from the coding sequence ATGAGTGAGCTTGGCTTAATTGCGCTCCCGATACTTTTGCTGATCCTCCGGCAAAACCTGATTCTGATCCTTTTCGCCATGGCTGCTTATATCCACTTCTTTTATGGCGATGGTGTTCTTGAATATATCATTGAAGACATGTGGATTGGACTGGATAAGGAAGTTCTCCTATCTGTTCCTTTGTTTATTCTTTGCGGCAATGTCATGACCAAGGGGCAGATCGCGTTCCGCCTCATTAATATTATGAAGGAACTGACCGCAGGACTACCTGGTGGCCTTGCAATTGCAACAATTTTATCCTGCGCTGTTTTCGCTGCGATCTCGGGATCATCCGCTGTTACTCTATTATCAGTTGGTGCTATTCTCTATCCTGCGCTTTGTGAGGCTGGGTATAGCCGTAAATTCGCGCTTGGCGCACTGACTTCAGGCGGCACATTGGGGGTTGTTATCCCGCCTTCAATCCCCATGATCCTCTTTGGGATTGTGACAGAAACATCGATCACTGACCTTTTTAAGGCTGGGATCCTACCAGGCATTATCATGACTATTCTCATGTCTATTTATGCTTTAAGGGTCAACTGGGCTCTACCAAAAGCTGGTTTTAGCTTTAGAAAGTTAGGAGCTTCAGTCCAATCGGGTTTTTGGTCACTGATGATGCCAGTCATTCTTCTTGGAGGAATTTATTCAGGCTATTTTACACCAACTGAATCCGCCGCAGTGGCGTTCTGCTACGCCATAGTTGTTGAGGTTGCTGTTCATAGGGAGATGACGCTCAAGGATCTTTACGGCATCTCGATTGAGACGGCGAAGCTTTTAGGAGCCTTGTTTCCTTTACTTGCAATTGCCATGAGCCTGAATTTGCTTCTTACGACTGAGCAGGTCCCTCAAAACCTTACGTCGTGGGTCGCCAGCTTTGTCGAGAGTGACATCGCCTTTTTGCTCGCAATTAATATTCTGCTGCTTCTCATTGGTTGTTTTTTGGATATTAATGCCGGAATTCTCATTCTTGCCCCCATTCTTTTGCCACTGGCCTTAAATTTTGGCATCGATCCGGTTCATTTGGGAATTATTATGGTGATCAATCTCGAGGTCGGTTTTTTGACGCCGCCAGTTGGTATCAATCTTCTTGTGGCGATGTCAGCCTTTAAGGAAAAGCTGGGCTTGATCTGTAGATCAGTGCTTCCCTTCATGGGCATAATCCTTGTTGTTTTATTGATTGTGACTTTCTTGCCAGAGGTCGCCCTGATCTCTAATCAATAA